The sequence TGCGCAACCGGCCGCCATGCCTTCGAGCATCGCGAGCGGCATGCCTTCGTAGTGTGTGATCAGCGCAGCGATGCGGTGCGTCATCAACAGTTCCGGCACGTTGCGCACGACGCCGAGGAACTGCACCTGGTCCTGGATGCCGAGCAGCCCGGCGAGCTCCTCCAGCGGCCTGCGATGCATCTTCTTGCCGCCGCCGGCGAACAGCACGGGGACGTGCAGGCCACGATCGCGCAGCCGCGCGACCGCACGCAGCAAGGTCGCGTGGTCCTTCTGCCTGGAAAAGCGCGCCACCATCACGATGCCGGGGATGCGGCCGGTGACGGGGTGCGCGTCCGCCGCGTCGAACGGTGTCAGGCGGATGCCGTTCGGGATCGCGATCGTGCGCTCCTCCGGCATGCCCATTTCGAGCAGGCGCAGGCGCACGCCTTCGCTGCAACCGACGATGCGATCGGTGCGCGCGGCGAGCCAGCGCGTCTGCGTCAGTCGCCAGCGCGTGTAGCGCTCACGCGTGTTGTGTTCGACGTGCACCAGGTGCGGCACCTGCGCCAGCAAGCCCGCATAGCGCCCCCACAGGTGTTCGCTGAAGCCGTGCACCACGAGGACGTCGGGCTGGAACTCGCGGCATTCCTTCACCAGCGCGGCGATCGTCGCTGCATGCGACCAACCGGGCACGACATGCACGGGCACGCCGGCCTGCTCGAGTTCGGCGATGCGGGCGGGGTCGGTGCGGCGCTTGCGACGGAGGACGAGCAAGGGTTCGATCTGCGCGCTCTCGACCCCGGCCTGGGTGAGCGCGATCGCCACCTGCGTGGCGCCGCCCGAGAAGCCACCGGTCACGAAATGCAGGACGCGCACGGGGCGTGCGTCGGCGGCGGCGGTGTGGGCGGCGTGCATGGCGCGCAGTCTACCGGCGCCGACGGGCATAATCCCGTGCATGTCGCAGACCCTGCCCTTGTCCGGCGTCGTCATCACCAAGAACGAAGCCGATCGCATCGCGCGCTGCGTGGCATCGATGATGCCCTTGTGCAGCGAAGTGATCGTGCTCGATTCGGGTTCGACCGACGACACCGTCCGCATCGCGCATGGGCTCGGCGCGCGCGTGGAGCACCTCGACTGGCAGGGCTTCGCGTTGCAGAAGAATGCCGCGATCGCGATGGCGCGCGAGAAGTGGGTGTTGCTGCTCGATGCGGACGAATGGCTCGAAGCCCCGGCGCAGCAGGAACTGCGGGCGCTGTTCGACGACGCGAAGGGTGCGCGCCCGGTGGAACAGGCCGATGTCTGGCTGCTGATGCGGCGCACGCATTTCCTCGGCCACGCGCTGCGGGGCGGCAGCTTCGCGCGCGAACCCGTGCATCGCCTGTTCCGCTCGACGCTGCGCCATGGCCTGCGCGCGGTGCACGAATACCTGGATGTCGAAGGACGCGTCGTGCGTCCTTCACGCGTCGTGCTCGAACACGACACTGCGCGCAGCGCGGAAGACTACTGGTCGAAGCTGCAGCGTTACGCCGCGCTCTGGGCCGGCGAACAACGCGCGAAGGGCAAGTCCGCAGGGCCCTTGCGCGGCACGTTCGCCGCGACGGCTTATCTGCTGAAGAACCTGGTGCTGCGCGGCGGCTTCATCGATGGCGCCGCCGGGCTGCGCTTCCACTGGCTGCACGCCCGTTACGCGAAGCGCAAGTACGACCTGCTCGCCTCAGGGGGCTGAGGCACCCCGGCATTCCGGTGCGATCGCGGAGGCATCGAGCAGCCACCAATCGCGGCGGTTCGCCGTGCCCACGCGCACCGCGTGCTCGCGCAGCACGCAGGCGTCCAGCGCGCCATCGAACACGAACAAGCGCCGCGTTTCCGGCGACATCTCCATCCACGAGATGCCGACGCGCAACTGCTCGGCATAGGGCCGCTTGAATCCGAATTCCTCGACGGGTCCCACGGCCTGCAGGAGGTTCTGTTCCTTCCAGCCCACCAGGCCCAGCGTCGCGGTGCCGGCGAGCTCGCGCCCGCGCTCCATCACGCCGCGCGCGGAGTTCTCCGCATCCAGCAACACCGCGGTGCCGGAGAACAGCAGGACCACGAGGAGCGACAAGGCCCAGCCCGCCGCCTTCAACGCGTTGCGGCGGAACCACGCGCACGCAACGAGCATCGCGATGCCCGTGGCCAGCAGCAGCCACCACAGCTTGTCGTCGCCCAGCGGCAAGCCGCGCTCGGCTTCGATGCGCGTTTCGAACCCGGGATTGCCGGTCAGCGCGGCGATGCCCGCGCCCGCGAACACGAGCGCAAGCACCACCACCATCGCCATCAGCAAGCGACGGAACCACGGCGATGCGACGGTCGATTCCAGGTACGGCGCCGCCGCGACCGCCATCATCGGCAGCATCGGCAGGATGTACATGTCGCGCTTGCCCGGGCTCGCACTGAAGAAGGCGAGCACCAGCAGCGACCAGCCGAGCGGCAGCCACACCGCTGCATCGCGCGCGCGCAGCGCCTGCCACCAGCGCGGGAACAACCACGGCAGCGCGAGCGAGAACGGCATCCAGAAACCCGCGATGATCCCGAGGAAGTACCAGGGCGCCTGCGTGTGGTGCCATGCGGCGGTGTAACGCGTGGCGGTCTGGCGGAACAGGAGTTCGTGCAGGTAGGCGCGGTGTTCGGGATCGCCGCTGGTCAGCGCGGTGACGAGCATCGGCACGAACCACAACGCGATCGCGCCGAAGAAAGCGAGCGCGCCTGCACTCCATCGCCATGCGTTGTGCCTGCCGAGGTCCGGCAGGCCGGGCCACTTGCGCCAGCGCATCAGCGCATAAGGAATCAAGGCGAGCAGCGCGAGAAAGCCCACGCCCTTGCTGATCACGCCCAGGCCCGCGGCGAAACACCCGATCCAGTACCAGCGCCAGTCGGGCCCGCGCAGCACGTGGCGCGCGATGCCGTACACGCCGAGCGTGATGAAGCACACCACGGTCGGGTCGATCTGCGCGCGCTTGGCCTGGTACAGGAACTGCGTTGCGGCGAGCACCGCGATGGCGGCCCACAAGCCGGCGCGGTGCGACCACAGGCGGCGCGCGAGGTCGTAGGTCAGCCACAACGTGGCCATCGCGGCGACCAGCGACGGCAGCAGGAACGACCAGGTCCAACTGCGCACGAACACATGCGCCACGCCGAGCAACCAGAAGAACAGGGGTGGCTTGTCCGCATACAACTCGTGGCCGCGGTGCGGGAACAACCAATCGCCGCTGTCCCACATCTGCTTGGCGACGAGCACGAAGCGTGGCTCGTCCGCCGGCCACGGCGCGCGCAGCCCGATGCCCGCGGCGAGCACGAGGAAGGCGATGGCGAAGAACCAGAAGGCTTCGCGGCGGCTGTCCGGGGAGACCTGGCGGTTGTCGATCATGCGGGCCGCACCTTACCTGAAAGCGACTGCAGGCCGCGCTTCACGCCTTGCGCAGGCGCGCGTAGAAAAAGCCGTCCATGTCGTCCTCGCCCGGCAGCCGTTGCCGGCCCGCGCCGCTCGTGCGGCCGTAGTGCTGCGGAAGCGGCTCGGCCGTGGCGTCGGGCGTGCGCGCGAGGAAGGCGTCGACCTGCGCCGCGTTCTCTTCCGACAGGATCGAACAGGTCGCGTAGAGGAGCACGCCACCCGAGGCGAGCGTGCGCCAGCAGGCGTCGAGCAGGCGCGCCTGCGTGGCGGTGAGCGCCGCCAGGTCGGATTCGCGCCGGTGCAGGAGCACGTCGGGCTGCCGACGCACGATGCCGGTGGCCGAACACGGTGCGTCGAGGAGGATCGCGTCGAAGGGCGTGCCGTCCCACCATGCAGCCAGGTCGGCGGCATCGGCGGCGCGCACGGTGGCGTTGCCGCCGTCGACGCCCAAGCGTGCGTGCGTTTCCTGCACGCGGCGCAGGCGCGCGGCGTCGATGTCGAGTGCGAGCAGGCGCAACGCAGGGTCGCGTTCGAGCAGGTGCGCGGACTTGCCGCCGGGCGCCGCGCACGCATCCAGCACGCGCGCACCCGGCGCGGGCGCCAGGGCATCGGCGACGCATTGCGCGCTGCCGTCCTGCACTGACACCAGGCCCTCGTCGAAGCCGGGCAGTTCGTGCACGGGCAGCGGCGTGGCGAGCACGAGGGCATCGCGCAGGCCTTCGGGCGCACCCGTCTCGATGCCTGCTTCGTGCAATTGCGCGCGATAGGCCTCGCGCGCGACGCGCGTGCGATTCACGCGCAGCCACATCGGCGCGGGCGTGGCGCTCGCCTGGAAGATCGCGGCCGCGTCCTGCGGCCAATCGCGCGCGACACGCTTGCGCAACCATTGCGGCCATGCCTGCGCCGCATCGCCTGCAGGCAGCCCTTCGCGCAATGCGCGACGCAGGAGTGCGTTCACCATGCCCGCCTGGTGCGTGCGGCCCATCGTGCGCGCGGCTTCCACCGTCGCGTCGACGGCGGCGTGCGACGACAACTGCATGTCCAGTTGCGCGAAGCCGGCATGCAACAGGGCGCGCAAGGGCGCATCGCGGCGGCCGAGCGGTTTCGCCATCCAGGCCTGCAGCGCAGCGTCGTAACGGGCGCGATTGCGCAAGGCGGTGAACGCGATCGCTTCCAGCAGCGCGCGGTCACGCGGGTCGTTGAAGGTCGGCAAGCGCTGCGCGAGGTCGGCCTTCAGCGATTGGCCGCGATGCACCACCGCGTCGAGCGCCTGCGCGGCGGCGACCCGCAGCGCGACGCCAGGGGGCGCTTTCATGCGCGCGCCTGCAGGTCGCGTCGCGCGTTGAGGTAATCGGCCGCGGTGATCTGCTTGCCGCCGGCGCGTTGCAGGACGCGAATGCGCAGCGCGCCCGCACCGCAGGCGATGTCGAGTCCGTCGCGGCCGACGTTCAATACGGTCCCGGGCGGCGCAAGCTGCGCGGCTTCGATCGCCACCGCGCGATGGATGCGCACGTTCTCGCCCGCGATTTCGCCTTCGGCGATCGGCCACGGATCGAAGGCGCGCACTTTGCGCGCGAGCACATCGGCAGGCTGCGACCAGTCCAGGCGCGCTTCGCTCTTCTCGAGCTTGCGCGCGTAAGTCGCGCCTTCGGCGGGTTGCGGCTGCGGCACCGGGCGCATGCCCGCGCGCAGCAGTCCGAGGCCATCGGCGAGCGTCTGCGCGCCGAGTTGCGCGAGGCGGTCGTGCAGCTGGCCTGCGGTTTCGTCGCGCGCGATGTCCAGGCGTTGCGTGAGCAGCACGGGGCCGGTGTCCAGGCCCTTTTCCATCTGCATCAGGCAGGCGCCGGTCTGTGCATCGCCGGCTTCGATCGCACGCTGGATCGGCGCGGCGCCGCGCCAGCGCGGCAACAGCGAGGCATGCACGTTCCAGCAACCGTACCGCGGGATGTCGAGGATCGATTGCGGGAGCAGCAGGCCGTAGGCGACCACGACCATCAGGTCGGGCTGCAGCGCGCGCAAGGCATCGCGCGCGAGTTCGTCCTTCAGCGATTCGGGTTGCAGCACCGGGAGCCCGCGCTTGAGCGCTTCGAGCTTCACCGGCGATGCGGTCAGCGTGCGACCGCGCCCCGCGGGACGATCGGGCTGGGTGTACACGGCCACGACTTCATTGCGCCCTGCGGCCGCGACGAGCGACGGCACGGCGAATTCCGGCGTGCCGGCGAAAACGATGCGGAGGGCCATCGGGGTCGGCGCGCGGGGCTCAGGCCACGGCCTGGCGGCGCGCCTTCGCGAGCTTCTTGCGCACCATCTCGCGCTTGAGCGGCGAGAGGTAGTCGACGAACAGCTTGCCTTCCAGGTGGTCCATCTCGTGCTGGATGCACACCGCGAGCAGGCCATCCACGCGCAGTTCGAACGGCTGGCCATGGCGGTCGAGCGCGCGCACGAGGATCTCGTTGGCGCGGGTCACGTCCGCGAAGATGTTGGGCACCGACAGGCAGCCTTCCTGGTAGACCTGCTCGCCGGAGCGCTCGAGGATCTCGGGATTGACGAAGACCAGCGGCCGGTTCTTCTCCTCCGTCACGTCAATCACCATGAAGCGTTGGTGGACATCGACCTGGCTCGCGGCCAGCCCGATGCCGGGCGCTTCGTACATGGTCTCGAACATGTCGTCGACCAGGCGCTGGAACGCCGGATCGGCCAGCTGGGCCGGTTCGATGGTCGCGGCCTTGGTGCGCAGGCGCGGGTCGGGGAATTCGAGGATGGGGAGAAGGGCCATGGCTGCAATGAAATGGGGGCGCCTGTCACAGGCGCAAGAAGCGGGTCGATCGACGGTCCCGATTGTAACGCTGCGCGCTTGCAAAGGCCCGCGGAATGTGGGCTATAGTGCCTCGGCTTCAAGGGGAAAAACTCAAGGGGAGCGGGCACATGGCCGCGATGTTTAAGAATCGGCTTCGTACGGTTTTCGCTGTGGCATGCCTGACTGTCGCGACTTACGCGGCCGCCGTGGAAGTGCGCGGCGACCATCCGGACACCTACGTCGTCAAGAAGGGCGACACCCTGTGGGACATCGCGGGCCGCTTCCTCAAGCGCCCGTGGCTCTGGCCGGAAGTCTGGCAGGCCAACCCGCAGATCCAGAATCCGCACCTGATCTACCCGGGTGACGTGATCTCGCTGGCCTACCTCGATCGCGTGGCCGTCCAGCCGGGCGAGCGCGCGGAGGCGCCGATCACCGGCGTGCCGCTGTCCGAGGTGGCCCCGTTCCTCAAGAACATCCGCGCCGTCGACGATTTCCACGACTACCCCTACGTGGTGGGCCTGGAAGACGACCGCCTGCGCAGCGCCTCCGGCCAGGTCGCCTACGTGAAGGGCCTGGAAGGCGTCGCCCCGGGCACCCGCTACGCGGTGGTCCGTCCGACGGTCGAGTACTACCGCGTCGACCGCGTGCAGTGCTGCGACCTGTTCTCGCGGGACGACCTGGACTTCCGCGGCGCCCGCGTCTTCGCCGACTACGAGAACTTCTGGACCTCGGCGGTCACGCCGGACCAGGGCCAGGAACGCCTCGGCTACGAGCTCGCCCAGATCACCACCGGCACGGTCACGCGCGGCGAAGTTGGCGGCATCGAAGCCTCCACCTTCCTCGTGGACGATGAAGGCCGCGAAGTGCGCGTGGGCGATCGCCTCGTCCCGGTCGAAGCGCAGCCCTACGACCTGCAGTTCTTCCCGCATCCGCCGAAGCAGCAGTTCGATTACGGCCGCGCCCGCATCATCGCCGTCGCCGACCAGATGCATTACGGCGGCCCGCACGACGTGGTGGCCATCTCGGTCGGCTCGCGCGAAGGCATCGACAACGGCACCGTGTTCTCCATCTGGCGCGTGGGCAGCGATGTGCCGGACCGCGTGAAGTACGGCATGAACCGCAGCCCGGACCTGTTCCCGGCCGGCTCGCGCGTGCGCCTGCCGGACGAATTCGCCGGCCACGTCATGATCTTCCGCACCTTCGAGAAGGTCAGCTACGGCCTGGTGATGGAAAGCATCAAGCCGAGCCGCGTGGGCTACGAGCTGAAGCATCCGGACGCGCCGTACTGACGGAACCCTGCGGGGTTTCCCGACGCAACACCGCGACGGCGCCCTAGGGCGCCGTCGTCGTTTGCAGGCCACGCTGCTGCGATGGATCTCCTGCAACGTTGGCTTTCGCACGGGCGCCGCCGCGTCCTGCGCATCGGCGAGCCCGACTATCCGGCGCTCCTTCGGCGCATTCCAGATGCGCCGCAGATGCTGTACCTCGACGGCGACGACACGCTGCTCTGGCATCCCCAGATTGCGATCGTCGGCAGCCGGCGCGCGACCGCGGGCGGGCTCGACAACGCGCGCGCCTTCGCCGCCGCACTCGCGCGCGCGGGGTGGTGCGTCACCAGCGGCATGGCGGCGGGCATCGACACCGCCGCCCACCTGGGCGCACTCGACGTGCAAGGCCCCACCGTCGCCGTCCTCGGCTCCGGCATCGATGTGCCGTTTCCGGCGGGCAACGCGCGCACGATGGCGCGCATCGCCGAACACGGCCTGGTGGTCAGCGAATATCCGCCGGACCATCCGACCCAGGCCTTCCAGTTCCCACGGCGCAACCGCATCGTCGCCGCGTTGTCGCTGGGCACGCTCGTAGTCGAGGCGCAGCAGAAATCCGGCGCCCTGATCACCGCGCGCCTGGCCGCGGAAGCAGGGCGCGAGGTGTTCGCCATCCCCGGCTCCATCCACAACCCGATGGCGCGCGGATGCCACCGCCTGCTGCGCGACGGCGCGATGCTGGTCGAATCCCCGGAGGAAATCGTCGCCGCGCTCGCGCCGTTGGCGAACGTACACGCAGACGACTTGCGCATGCGCCTGTCGATCCCCACTTCCCCTCGCGATGCGTTGCAGCAAACGCTCAGCGGCATGGATGCCGATGCCCAGTGCTTGTGGCGCGCACTCGGGCACGACCCCACCCCTATGGAAACACTTGTCACGCGAACCGGATTGACGGCTGCGAAACTTGCCTCCATTCTGCTGGTCATGGAGCTTGAAGGACGTGTGGTGTCACAACACGGCCGATACACCCGCAAGTCATCCTGAACCTCCACAGCGTCGCCCGCGACGCAGGCCGAGGGAAATGAAAGAGAGCATCCTGGACGTCCTGCTGTACCTGTTCGAGCACTACTTCACCAACGACACCGTTCCACCGGTTGGCGACCGCGACACTCTCCAAAACAGCCCGCTCTTTTCCGAACTCACGGAAGCCGGTTTCAGTCCCGCGGAAATCCTCAAGGCCTTCGATTGGCTCGACGCGCTCGCAGAGCAGCGTCCCGAGGCCGCAGCGCCGCGCCTGGGCGGCCCCACCCGCGTCTTCCACGGCCCCGAGCTGGACAAGCTCGATGTCGAAAGCCGCGGCTTCCTGCTGTTCCTCGAACAGCACGGGGTCCTGGACGCACACCAGCGCGAGCTGGTGCTCGACCGCGCCATCGCCCTGGACCAGGACGAACTCGACCTGGACGACCTGAAATGGGTGGTCCTCATGGTCCTGTTCAACCAGCCGGGGTCCGAGGCGGCCTACGCCTGGATGGAGACCCAGATGTTCCTGGACGAGCCCGAGCCGGTGCACTGACGGCTCCCGACGGGGGTCCCAAAAGCGGCACGCGCCGCCGGGCCCCGTTGCGGTCCTGCTTGACACGCCCTGCGGCGGCGTGACACCACTAAAAAAGGAACCGACCCAAGCGCCCGTGGCCCCCGGCCCGGGCGTTGGCCTTTCGGCGCCCCCCTTTCCCCCGACGTACTCCATGGCCAAGAACCTCCTCATCGTCGAATCGCCCGCCAAGGCCAAGACGATCAACAAGTACCTCGGCAAGGACTTCACGGTCCTGGCCTCCTATGGCCACGTCCGCGACCTGGTCCCCAAGGAAGGCGCGGTGGACCCGGACAACGGGTTCGCCATGCGGTACGACCTGATCGACAAGAACGAAAAGCACGTCGACGCCATCGCCAAGGCCGCCAAGTCCGCCGACGCCCTGTTCCTGGCGACCGACCCGGACCGCGAAGGCGAGGCCATCAGCTGGCACATCGCCGAGATCCTCAAGGAGCGCGGCCTGCTGAAGGACAAGACGCTGCAGCGCGTCGTGTTCACCGAGATCACCCCGCGCGCGATCCGCGAAGCGATGGCGCAGCCGCGCTCGATCGCCACCCCGCTCGTCGATGCGCAGCAGGCGCGTCGCGCGCTCGACTACCTGGTGGGCTTCAACCTTTCGCCCGTGTTGTGGCGCAAGGTGCAGCGCGGCCTGTCCGCCGGCCGCGTGCAGTCGCCGGCGCTGCGCATGATCGTGGAGCGTGAAGAGGAAATCGAAGCCTTCATCGCGCGCGAGTACTGGAGCATCGAAGCCGAAGTCGCGCATCCCTCGCAATCCTTCACCGCCAAGCTGACCAAGCTCGACGGGAAGAAGTTCGAACAGTTCACCGTCACCGACGGCGACACCGCCGAAGCCGCGCGCCAACGCATCCTCAAGGCCGCCGGCGGCGCAGTGCATGTCACCGACGTGGCGAGCAAGGAACGCAAGCGCCGTCCCGCACCGCCCTTCACCACCTCCACGCTGCAGCAGGAAGCCGCGCGCAAGCTCGGGTTCACCACCAAGCGCACCATGCAGGTCGCGCAGAAACTGTACGAAGGCGTGGCGATCGGCGAGGAAGGCACGGTCGGCCTCATCAGCTACATGCGTACCGACTCGGTGAGCCTGTCGGCGGAAGCGCTGAGCGAACTGCGCGACGTGATCGCGCGCGATTTCGGCACGCGCGCACTGCCGGACAAGCCCAACTTCTACCAGACCAAGTCGAAGAACGCGCAGGAAGCGCACGAAGCCGTGCGCCCGACCTCCGCGCTGCGCACGCCCGCGCAGGTCTCGCGCTATCTCAGCGACGACGAGCGCCGCCTGTACGAATTGATCTGGAAGCGCGCCGTCGCCTCGCAGATGGTGCCGGCCACGCTCAACACGGTCAGCATCGATCTCGCCGCCGGCAGCGAGCACAGCTTCCGCGCAAGCGGCACCACCGTCATCGACCCGGGCTTCCTGGCCGTCTACGAAGAAGGCAAGGACGCGAAGACCGCCGACGACGAAGACGAAGGCCGCAAGCTGCCGGCGATGAAGCCCGGCGATCGCATTCCGCTGGAACGCGTGCATGCCGACCAGCATTTCACCCAGCCGCCGCCGCGCTTCACCGAAGCGGCGCTAGTGAAGGCGCTCGAGGAATACGGCATCGGCCGTCCCTCGACCTACGCCTCGATCATCCAGACGCTGCTGTTCCGCAAGTACGTGGAGATGGAAAGCCGCAGCTTCCGTCCTTCCGACGTGGGTCGCGCCGTCTCGAACTTCCTCAGCAGCCACTTCACCCAATACGTCGACTACGACTTCACCGCCAAGCTCGAAGACGAGCTGGATGCGGTGTCGCGCGGCGAAGAGGAATGGGTGCCGCTGATGGAGAAGTTCTGGGGCCCGTTCAAGGAACTGGTCGAGGACAAGACCGAAAGCGTCGACCGTTCCGAAGCCACGGGTGCCCGCGAACTCGGCACCGATCCCAAGAGCGGCAAGCCGGTGAGCGTGCGCCTGGGCCGCTACGGGCCGTATGCGCAGATCGGCACGGCCGAGGACGAAGAGAAGCCGACGTTCGCGTCGCTGCGTCCGGGCCAGTCGATGCACACCATCGCGCTCGAGGACGCGCTGGAGCTGTTCAAGCTGCCGCGCAAGCTCGGTACGAGCGACGATCATGAAGTCAGCGTCGGCATCGGCCGCTTCGGGCCCTTCGCCAAGCGCGGCAGCACCTATGCCTCGCTGAAGAAGGAAGACGATCCGTACACGATCGACCTGGCGCGCGCGGTGTTCCTGATCGAAGAGAAGGAAGAGATCGCGCGCAACCGCATCATCAAGTCCTTCGACGGCAGCGACATCCAGGTGCTCAACGGCCGCTACGGCCCCTACATCAGCGACGGCAAGCTCAACGGTCGCATTCCGAAGGATCGCGAGCCCGCCTCGCTGACGCTGGAGGAAGTGATCAAGCTGATGGAGGAAACGGGCAAGCCGATGCGCGGGCGCTTCGGCCGCAAGGCCGTCGCGAAAAAGGCCGCGCCGGAGAAAGTGGCGAAGAAGGCGGTCGCAAAGAAGGCGCCTGCCAAGAAGGCCGCGAAGAAAGCGGTGAAGAAGACCGCGAAGAAGGCGGCGAAGAAGACGACCAAGAAGGCGGCCGCGAAGAAGGTCGCCAAGAAGACGACGGGCGCCTGAGGCCACGCATGCAGCGCCTGACGCCCGCCGCCGCCGCGACCGTGCTGCGCGCGGGCGGCGTCATCGTCTATCCCACCGAAGCGGTGTGGGGCGTGGGCTGCAACCCTTTCGATGCGCAGGCCGTGCAACGCCTGCTCGACATCAAGCAACGCCCCGTCGACAAGGGCGTGATCCTGGTCGGCGCGTCGATCGCGCAGTTCGATGGTTTGCTCGCCTGGGACCGCCTGCCGCCCGACCGTGCCGACGCGGTGCGCGCGCAGTGGCCCGGGCCGCGCACCTGGATCGTCCCCGCATCCACGCGCGTGCCTGCGTGGATCACCGGCACGCATGAAGGCGTCGCCGTGCGTGTCACCGACCACCCCATCGTCATCGCTTTGTGCGAAGCGTTCGGCGGGCCGATCGTCTCGACGAGCGCCAACCTCGCGGGCGAGCCGCCGGCGTTCGCGTTCAATGCGTTGTCGCAGGCGGTGTTGTCACGGGTCGACGGCGTGGTCGAAGGCGAAACGGCCGGGCTGCGCGCGCCCACGGCGATTCGTGATGCGGCAACGGGCGCAGAGTTGCGCGCCGGCTGAACGTTTCCGCATCGGCCGACAGCCGGTGCGCCATCGCCGCCCGAACCCCTGTCGCCCCGTGCGCGAGGCGCGCAAGATGCGCGCATGCGCTCCCGTCGCGCCCTCGTGTTCCTCGCCCTGCTCGCCGCTGTCGCAGCGGCGCCGTGCATGGCGCAGAACGTCACGATCTATCGCTGCCTCGACGCGAAGAACCACGTGACCTTGCGCGATTCGCCCTGCAAGGCCGGCGAGAAGCAGGAAGTCCGCACGATGCAGCGCCCGGTCGATGCGCCGAAGCAACACCAGGTCGCCGAAGCGCCGCCCGAGGAACACGCGCCCGAATACGTCGACACGCACCACCACGACGTCACCTACGTCACCCCGCCGCGCCCGCTGTACGAATGCATCACGCCCGATGGCGAGAGCTACACCAGCGACACCGGCGACGGCAATCCGCGCTGGGTGCCGCTGTGGACGCTGGGCTACTACCCCGGCGTGCCCATGGTGGGCCCGCGCGTCGGTGTCGGCGTGGCGAGCGGCAACGTGGTGGGCACGATCGGCCCCGCATCGACCATGGGCAGCGGCACCTACGTGCGCGATACCTGCTACGTCCTGCCGCAGGCGGACGTGTGCGATCGCGTGCGCGACCGCCGCGACGAGATCCGC comes from Lysobacter sp. KIS68-7 and encodes:
- the dprA gene encoding DNA-processing protein DprA, which codes for MDLLQRWLSHGRRRVLRIGEPDYPALLRRIPDAPQMLYLDGDDTLLWHPQIAIVGSRRATAGGLDNARAFAAALARAGWCVTSGMAAGIDTAAHLGALDVQGPTVAVLGSGIDVPFPAGNARTMARIAEHGLVVSEYPPDHPTQAFQFPRRNRIVAALSLGTLVVEAQQKSGALITARLAAEAGREVFAIPGSIHNPMARGCHRLLRDGAMLVESPEEIVAALAPLANVHADDLRMRLSIPTSPRDALQQTLSGMDADAQCLWRALGHDPTPMETLVTRTGLTAAKLASILLVMELEGRVVSQHGRYTRKSS
- a CDS encoding DUF494 family protein, producing the protein MKESILDVLLYLFEHYFTNDTVPPVGDRDTLQNSPLFSELTEAGFSPAEILKAFDWLDALAEQRPEAAAPRLGGPTRVFHGPELDKLDVESRGFLLFLEQHGVLDAHQRELVLDRAIALDQDELDLDDLKWVVLMVLFNQPGSEAAYAWMETQMFLDEPEPVH
- a CDS encoding DNA topoisomerase I translates to MAKNLLIVESPAKAKTINKYLGKDFTVLASYGHVRDLVPKEGAVDPDNGFAMRYDLIDKNEKHVDAIAKAAKSADALFLATDPDREGEAISWHIAEILKERGLLKDKTLQRVVFTEITPRAIREAMAQPRSIATPLVDAQQARRALDYLVGFNLSPVLWRKVQRGLSAGRVQSPALRMIVEREEEIEAFIAREYWSIEAEVAHPSQSFTAKLTKLDGKKFEQFTVTDGDTAEAARQRILKAAGGAVHVTDVASKERKRRPAPPFTTSTLQQEAARKLGFTTKRTMQVAQKLYEGVAIGEEGTVGLISYMRTDSVSLSAEALSELRDVIARDFGTRALPDKPNFYQTKSKNAQEAHEAVRPTSALRTPAQVSRYLSDDERRLYELIWKRAVASQMVPATLNTVSIDLAAGSEHSFRASGTTVIDPGFLAVYEEGKDAKTADDEDEGRKLPAMKPGDRIPLERVHADQHFTQPPPRFTEAALVKALEEYGIGRPSTYASIIQTLLFRKYVEMESRSFRPSDVGRAVSNFLSSHFTQYVDYDFTAKLEDELDAVSRGEEEWVPLMEKFWGPFKELVEDKTESVDRSEATGARELGTDPKSGKPVSVRLGRYGPYAQIGTAEDEEKPTFASLRPGQSMHTIALEDALELFKLPRKLGTSDDHEVSVGIGRFGPFAKRGSTYASLKKEDDPYTIDLARAVFLIEEKEEIARNRIIKSFDGSDIQVLNGRYGPYISDGKLNGRIPKDREPASLTLEEVIKLMEETGKPMRGRFGRKAVAKKAAPEKVAKKAVAKKAPAKKAAKKAVKKTAKKAAKKTTKKAAAKKVAKKTTGA
- a CDS encoding L-threonylcarbamoyladenylate synthase, producing MQRLTPAAAATVLRAGGVIVYPTEAVWGVGCNPFDAQAVQRLLDIKQRPVDKGVILVGASIAQFDGLLAWDRLPPDRADAVRAQWPGPRTWIVPASTRVPAWITGTHEGVAVRVTDHPIVIALCEAFGGPIVSTSANLAGEPPAFAFNALSQAVLSRVDGVVEGETAGLRAPTAIRDAATGAELRAG
- a CDS encoding DUF4124 domain-containing protein encodes the protein MRSRRALVFLALLAAVAAAPCMAQNVTIYRCLDAKNHVTLRDSPCKAGEKQEVRTMQRPVDAPKQHQVAEAPPEEHAPEYVDTHHHDVTYVTPPRPLYECITPDGESYTSDTGDGNPRWVPLWTLGYYPGVPMVGPRVGVGVASGNVVGTIGPASTMGSGTYVRDTCYVLPQADVCDRVRDRRDEIRTRFFNAMPSERDVLRVEERSLNARLDADCGGR